In one window of Gossypium hirsutum isolate 1008001.06 chromosome A01, Gossypium_hirsutum_v2.1, whole genome shotgun sequence DNA:
- the LOC121232076 gene encoding uncharacterized protein — MKNLSRNRFLLCFRPVVDMDIMRLEPKPAAAVVNRPAFTCVAGFQSKEDFSKPSTANSSVSDEENSIDVHSGGKKTLSKVIKAVVFETVLAHRVRDRKRNNESKNRVLTRKLIQSTTSSSSSSSSPLTPNTIQKTETKHQQSGCNESKPKQERIDKGFSCSKNRAMSLFLICLAMTIFWGKLVAIILTSIWLYFLHHNGVAVKMETIKTWGEKESEEEEEEEEKVVINGSKNRERVLNFGG, encoded by the exons ATGAAGAACCTCTCGAGGAACAGGTTTTTGCTTTGTTTTAGACCCGTCGTCGATATGGACATCATGCGCCTCGAACCCAAACCCGCCGCCGCCGTTGTTAACCGTCCCGCCTTTACATGCGTCGCCGGCTTTCAAAGCAAGGAGGATTTTTCGAAGCCTTCGACGGCAAACTCCTCCGTTTCCGATGAGGAAAACTCGATCGATGTTCATAGTGGGGGAAAGAAAACGCTTTCCAAAGTGATCAAAGCTGTTGTTTTCGAAACAGTATTG GCTCACAGGGTTCgagatagaaaaagaaacaatgaATCCAAAAACAGAGTCTTGACTAGAAAGCTAATTCAATCCAcaacatcatcatcttcttcttcttcttcaccgtTAACACCAAACACAATACAGAAAACAGAGACGAAACATCAACAAAGCGGCTGCAACGAATCGAAACCGAAACAAGAAAGGATCGATAAGGGTTTTTCGTGTTCAAAAAACAGAGCCATGTCTCTGTTCTTGATTTGTTTGGCAATGACGATTTTCTGGGGAAAATTGGTTGCTATAATTTTGACATCAATTTGGCTTTACTTTCTCCATCATAATGGGGTTGCTGTAAAAATGGAAACCATTAAAACATGGGGTGAAAAGGAgtcagaagaagaagaagaagaagaagaaaaggtgGTCATTAATGGAAGCAAAAACAGGGAGAGGGTATTAAATTTTGGGGGTTGA